Proteins encoded in a region of the Megalops cyprinoides isolate fMegCyp1 chromosome 3, fMegCyp1.pri, whole genome shotgun sequence genome:
- the sim2 gene encoding single-minded homolog 2: protein MKEKSKNAAKTRREKENGEFYELAKLLPLPSAITSQLDKASIIRLTTSYLKMRAVFPEGLGEAWGQPSRISPLDNMAKELGSHLLQTLDGFVFVVASDGKIMYISETASVHLGLSQVELTGNSIFEYIHPSDHDEMTAVLTAHQPLHPHFLQEYEMERSFFLRMKCVLAKRNAGLTCGGYKVIHCSGYLKIRQYVMDMALYDSCYQIVGLVAVGHSLPPSGITEIKLHSNMFMFRASLDLKLIFLDSRVAELTGYEPQDLIEKTLYHHVHGCDVFHLRYAHHLLLVKGQVTTKYYRLLSKHGGWVWVQSYATIVHNSRSSRPHCIVSVNYVLTEIEYKDLQLSQDQTRAAKPGLAFKTTLTSSQDSRKQLKAKAVKIKTKLKSAPYPQANSSFHPDKMECSSQALSWKESPPYSLTPCQEAGAMPDGGEVLCGAPYGLAFPFPYGHFPADSPTLVGRKLRPPQGSPCQAARQLLSSLQARGEGRWSGANPCSARPSRPLHGHGLSTSPLPCAATYPASPTAGPTASRRYASESAHEGFSICSTSRPNSRFKEEPYEHNTVGQTKTEARLHTPQQVMKEDSKMQFIRDPKDSLGCVEKPLPGPLASPPLSKASCEHPRPLHSLSQHLPMQVVLEQRRRLCMVESQYAHLAEHAALEQMDNNGERGAPRLTEQGGEEEQRMFMGQAPYVSLNFHHVLAKHGSFQAPPYALAGHLTDNYGYRGEEVNPYIYKSQSPASSSSPETHREIPHYIGTSVIITNER from the exons ATGAAGGAAAAGTCCAAGAATGCGGCGAAGACGAGACgggaaaaggaaaatggagaATTTTATGAACTGGCGAAATTATTGCCATTGCCCTCGGCAATCACCTCGCAACTGGATAAAGCTTCCATCATCCGCCTAACCACCAGTTACCTGAAGATGAGGGCCGTGTTTCCCGAGG GTCTCGGAGAGGCGTGGGGGCAGCCCTCTCGAATCAGCCCATTGGACAACATGGCCAAAGAACTGGGATCCCACCTGCTCCAG actctggatggctttgtgtttgtggttgcCTCAGATGGTAAAATCATGTACATCTCAGAGACTGCCTCTGTCCATCTGGGTTTATCACAG GTGGAGCTGACCGGGAACAGCATCTTCGAGTACATCCATCCATCGGATCATGACGAGATGACGGCAGTACTGACTGCCCATCAGCCCCTCCACCCTCACTTCCTGCAAG AGTATGAGATGGAGCGCTCCTTCTTTCTGAGGATGAAGTGTGTGCTGGCCAAGCGGAACGCCGGTCTGACATGTGGAGGCTATAAG GTGATCCACTGCAGTGGGTATCTGAAGATCCGACAGTACGTGATGGACATGGCGCTGTATGACTCCTGCTACCAGATCGTGGGGCTGGTGGCAGTGGGCCACTCACTGCCCCCCAGCGGCATCACCGAGATAAAGTTGCATAGCAACATGTTCATGTTCCGTGCCAGCCTGGACCTCAAGCTTATCTTCCTGGACTCACG GGTGGCTGAGCTGACAGGCTACGAGCCCCAGGATCTGATAGAGAAAACCCTGTATCACCATGTCCACGGCTGTGACGTGTTCCACCTGAGATATGCCCATCACCTGC TACTCGTGAAAGGCCAGGTCACCACCAAGTACTACCGTCTGCTGTCCAAGCATGGGGGCTGGGTGTGGGTGCAGAGCTACGCCACCATCGTGCACAACAGCCGCTCCTCACGACCGCACTGCATTGTCAGCGTCAACTATGTCCTAAC GGAGATTGAGTACAAAGACCTGCAGCTCTCCCAAGACCAGACCAGAGCTGCCAAGCCAGGCCTCGCCTTCAAGACCACACTCACTTCCTCTCAGGACTCCCGCAAGCAACTCAAAGCCAAAGCAGTCAAGATCAAAACCAAACTCAAATCTGCTCCCTACCCCCAG GCGAACAGTTCCTTTCATCCAGACAAAATGGAGTGCTCATCTCAGGCTTTGAGCTGGAAGGAGAGCCCACCGTACAGCCTGACCCCCTGCCAGGAGGCAGGGGCCATGCCGGATGGCGGCGAGGTGCTGTGCGGGGCGCCCTACGGGCTGGCCTTCCCCTTCCCTTACGGACACTTCCCCGCGGACTCCCCCACGCTGGTCGGGAGGAAGCTGCGGCCGCCCCAGGGCTCACCCTGCCAGGCTGCGCGCCAGCTCTTGAGCTCCCTGCAGGCCCGGGGCGAGGGCCGCTGGAGCGGTGCCAACCCCTGCTCCGCCCGCCCCTCCAGGCCCCTGCACGGCCATGGCCTCAGCACCTCCCCACTCCCCTGCGCCGCCACATATCCAG CATCTCCAACCGCAGGGCCTACAGCCAGCAGAAGATACGCCAGCGAATCGGCGCATGAGGGCTTTTCCATCTGCTCAACCTCCAGACCTAACAGCAGGTTCAAGGAAGAACCTTACGAACATAACACGGTTGGCCAGACCAAGACAGAGGCCAGGCTGCACACTCCTCAACAGGTCATGAAAGAAGACAGCAAGATGCAGTTCATCCGAGACCCCAAAGACTCCCTGGGCTGCGTGGAGAAGCCCCTCCCCGGACCCCTGGCCAGCCCCCCGCTGAGCAAGGCCAGCTGCGAGCACCCCAGGCCCCTCCACAGCCTCAGCCAGCACTTGCCCATGCAGGTGGTGCTGGAGCAGAGGCGGAGGCTCTGCATGGTGGAGTCTCAGTACGCACACCTGGCCGAACACGCCGCCCTGGAGCAGATGGATAACAACGGGGAGCGCGGGGCCCCCAGGTTGACGGAGCAGGGGGGCGAGGAGGAGCAGAGGATGTTCATGGGACAGGCCCCTTACGTGTCTCTCAACTTCCACCACGTCCTTGCCAAGCACGGCTCCTTCCAGGCACCGCCATATGCACTGGCGGGCCATTTAACGGACAATTACGGCTACAGGGGGGAAGAGGTGAACCCCTACATCTACAAAAGCCAAAGCCCTGCCTCCAGTTCGTCACCAGAGACTCATAGAGAAATCCCCCACTACATTGGCACGTCTGTTATCATCACCAATGAGAGGTGA